The following proteins come from a genomic window of Kitasatospora sp. NBC_01246:
- the fabF gene encoding beta-ketoacyl-ACP synthase II: MTAENRTVVVTGIGAFTPLGGDAATTWENLVAGRSGVAALTEEWATELPVRIAARTAVEPGEVLPRPLARRLDRSAQFALIAAREAWADAGYETPATDESSKLAPERLGAVIASGIGGVTTLLDQYDVLKDKGARKVSPHTVPMLMPNSPAANVGLEVGARAGVHTPVSACASGAEAIGYAIEMIRSGRADVVVAGGTEAAIHPLPIAAFANMMAMSKNNDDPEGASRPYDKGRDGFVLGEGAGVVVLESVEHAEARGARIYCEAVGQGLSSDAHHIAQPEPTGAGVARALADLFERNPLDKAEIVHVNAHATSTPQGDTAELKALRKELGEHLDHIAVSATKSMTGHLLGGAGGIETVATVLALYNRIAPPTINVGELDDDVDADIVRDEPRKLPEGRIAALNNSFGFGGHNVVLAFRTV; encoded by the coding sequence GTGACCGCTGAAAACCGTACCGTGGTCGTCACGGGTATCGGCGCCTTCACGCCGCTGGGCGGCGACGCCGCCACCACCTGGGAGAACCTGGTCGCCGGGCGCTCCGGAGTGGCTGCCCTGACCGAGGAGTGGGCCACCGAGCTGCCCGTCCGGATCGCCGCGCGCACCGCGGTCGAGCCGGGCGAGGTCCTCCCCCGTCCGCTGGCCCGCCGGCTGGACCGCTCGGCGCAGTTCGCGCTGATCGCGGCCCGCGAGGCGTGGGCCGACGCCGGCTACGAGACGCCGGCCACCGACGAGTCCTCCAAGCTCGCGCCGGAGCGCCTGGGCGCCGTGATCGCCTCGGGCATCGGCGGTGTCACCACCCTGCTCGACCAGTACGACGTGCTGAAGGACAAGGGCGCCCGCAAGGTCTCCCCGCACACCGTGCCGATGCTGATGCCGAACTCCCCGGCGGCCAACGTCGGCCTGGAGGTCGGCGCCCGGGCCGGTGTGCACACCCCCGTCTCCGCCTGCGCCTCCGGCGCCGAGGCGATCGGCTACGCGATCGAGATGATCCGCAGCGGCCGCGCCGACGTCGTGGTGGCCGGTGGTACCGAGGCCGCGATCCACCCGCTGCCGATCGCCGCGTTCGCCAACATGATGGCGATGTCCAAGAACAACGACGACCCCGAGGGCGCCTCCCGCCCGTACGACAAGGGCCGCGACGGCTTCGTGCTCGGCGAGGGCGCGGGCGTGGTCGTGCTGGAGTCGGTCGAGCACGCCGAGGCCCGCGGCGCCCGGATCTACTGCGAGGCGGTGGGTCAGGGCCTCTCCTCGGACGCCCACCACATCGCCCAGCCCGAGCCCACCGGTGCCGGTGTGGCCCGTGCGCTGGCCGACCTGTTCGAGCGCAACCCGCTCGACAAGGCCGAGATCGTGCACGTCAACGCGCACGCCACCTCGACCCCGCAGGGCGACACGGCCGAGCTGAAGGCGCTGCGCAAGGAGCTCGGCGAGCACCTCGACCACATCGCCGTCTCGGCGACCAAGTCGATGACCGGCCACCTGCTGGGCGGCGCCGGCGGCATCGAGACCGTCGCCACCGTACTGGCCCTGTACAACCGGATCGCCCCGCCGACCATCAACGTCGGCGAGCTGGACGACGACGTGGACGCGGACATCGTCCGGGACGAGCCGCGCAAGCTGCCCGAGGGCCGGATCGCCGCGCTGAACAACTCGTTCGGCTTCGGCGGCCACAACGTGGTGCTGGCCTTCCGCACCGTCTGA
- a CDS encoding acyl carrier protein, which yields MATKDEVLEGLAEIVNEIAGIPTEDVEVDKSFTDDLDVDSLSMVEVVVAAEERFDVKIPDDEVKNLKTVGDAVDYILANA from the coding sequence ATGGCTACCAAGGACGAGGTCCTGGAAGGTCTCGCTGAGATCGTCAACGAGATCGCCGGCATCCCGACCGAGGACGTCGAGGTCGACAAGTCCTTCACCGATGACCTGGACGTCGACTCGCTCTCCATGGTCGAGGTCGTCGTGGCCGCCGAGGAGCGCTTCGACGTGAAGATCCCGGACGACGAGGTCAAGAACCTGAAGACCGTCGGCGACGCGGTGGACTACATCCTCGCCAACGCCTGA
- a CDS encoding DUF3145 domain-containing protein, whose product MTTRGVLYVHSAPRALCPHVEWAVAGVLGVRVSLDWIRQPAAPGHWRAELSWQGETGTASKLASALRGWQLMRYEVTSEPCATAEGERYSSTPALGIFHAVTGIHGDILIPEDRLRAVLLRARSEGADLEAEIARLLGKPWDDELEPFRYAGEGAPVRWLHQVV is encoded by the coding sequence GTGACGACACGTGGAGTCCTGTACGTCCACTCCGCGCCCCGCGCGCTGTGCCCGCACGTCGAGTGGGCCGTCGCGGGGGTGCTCGGTGTGCGGGTGAGTCTGGACTGGATCCGCCAGCCGGCCGCGCCCGGGCACTGGCGGGCCGAGCTCTCCTGGCAGGGAGAGACCGGTACGGCCTCGAAGCTCGCCTCCGCGCTGCGCGGCTGGCAGTTGATGCGGTACGAAGTCACCAGCGAGCCCTGCGCCACGGCGGAGGGCGAGCGGTACAGCAGCACACCCGCGCTCGGCATCTTCCACGCCGTCACGGGCATCCACGGCGACATCCTGATCCCCGAGGACCGGCTCCGCGCCGTCCTGCTGCGGGCCCGCAGCGAGGGGGCCGACCTGGAGGCGGAGATCGCCCGGCTGCTCGGCAAGCCCTGGGACGACGAACTGGAGCCCTTCCGCTACGCCGGCGAGGGCGCCCCGGTGCGCTGGCTGCACCAGGTGGTCTGA